AAAGAAGTTGCCATTGAGTGCCAGCGCCTCGGGCTGGAAGTCATCGCCGTAGACCGCTACCCGGATGCCCCGGCAATGCATGTTGCCCACCGCAGCCATGTTATCAATATGCTGGACGGCGAAGCGCTGAAGGCGCTGGTCGCCCGGGAGATGCCGGACTATATCGTACCGGAGATCGAAGCCATCGCCACCGATACCCTGCTGGAGCTGGAGCAAAAAGGCCAGCGGGTTGTGCCCTGCGCCAGGGCCACAAGCCTGACCATGAACCGTGAAGGTATCCGCCGCCTGGCGGCTGAAACCCTTGGCCTGCCCACCTCCCGCTACCGTTTTGCCGGTGACGAAGCCAGCTTTCGCCAGGCGGTGGCAGAGATTGGCCTGCCGTGTATCGTAAAACCGGTAATGAGCTCTTCCGGCAAGGGGCAGACGTTTATTCGCCGCGCAGAGCAACTGAGCGATGCCTGGCAGTACGCCCAGCAAGGCGGGCGTGCCGGTGCCGGGCGGGTGATCGTTGAAGGGGTTGTGAATTTTGATTTCGAAATCACCCTGCTTACCGTCAGCGCGGTAGACGGGATCCACTTCTGCGCCCCCATCGGCCACCGCCAGGAAGACGGGGATTACCGCGAGTCCTGGCAGCCCCAGCAGATGAGCCCCCTCGCCCTGTCCCGGGCCCGGGATATCTCCGCGAAAGTGGTGGAGGCTCTGGGCGGTTACGGGGTGTTCGGGGTGGAGCTGTTTGTCTGCGACGATGAGGTTATCTTCAGTGAGGTCTCCCCCCGTCCGCACGACACCGGGATGGTGACCATGATATCCCAGAACCTGTCAGAGTTTGCCCTGCATGTACGCGCCTTTACCGGCCTGCCGGTCGGGGCTATCCGCCAGTACGGCCCGGGGGCGTCGGCGGTGATTCTGCCCACGCTCACCAGCGACAATATTAAATTCGCCCGCCTGGCAGAGGCGCTGGGCGCAGACACGCAGATTCGCCTGTTCGGCAAACCGGAGATTAACGGTACGCGTCGTTTAGGGGTGGCGCTTGCAAGTGGGGAGACGCTCGAGGAGGCGATTGTCCGGGCCAGACAGGCCGCAGCAACAGTCGATATCCTGCCTTAAAAGAAAAATCCCCCCGCATTGCGGGGGGATTTCAGACAGGGGCGAGACTTACAGTTTCGCGCCGGCAACGGCTTCTTTTGCCAGGGTGGTGATACGCGCGAAATCACCGGATTCCATCGCGTCGTCCGGCACCAGCCAGGAGCCGCCAACACACAGCACGCTTTTCAGCGCCAGGTAGTCGCGGTAGTTAGCCGGAGAGATACCGCCGGTCGGGCAGATACGCAGCTGTGAGAACGGGCCAGAAATGGCTTTCAGGGCTTTCACGCCGCCGTTTGCTTCCGCCGGGAAGAATTTGAACTCTTTCAGACCGTAGTCCATACCCAGCATCAGTTCAGACACGGTGGCAACACCCGGGATCAGCGGGATCGGGCCTTCGTTAGCGGCTTTCAGCAGTGCTTCGGTCAGCCCCGGGCTGATAGCAAACTGCGCGCCTGCGGCGGTCACTTCAGCCAGCTGCTGTGGGTTGGTGACAGTACCGGCACCGACAATCGCGTCCGGCACTTCTTTGGCGATCAGGCGAATAGCCTCTACGGCACATTCCGTGCGCAGGGTCACTTCCAGAACGCGCACGCCACCGGCAACCAGTGCTTTCGCCATCGGTACCGCGTGTTCCAGTTTTTTAATCACAATAACAGGAATGACCGGACCGGTTTTCAGGATCTGTTCCGCACTTGTTTTCCAGTTTTTCATCAGAGACTCTCTCCCGTAAATTTAATCAGTGGTTGCGCCCCCAGGGGGGCGCTGATAACTCAAAATTTAATGCACGTTGCGCCCTGCTCTGCGCCAGACATATTTTCACGCAGTGCGCCGAACAGTTCCCGGCCCGTTCCCACGCGCTCAGCGCTGAAGTCCGGATGGAACGCTTCACGTTTTGCGAGCTCCGCCTCATCAACCAGTAAGGTCAACTCGCCGGTCTGCCCGTTAACCCGGATCATGTCGCCATTTTGTACTTTTGCCAGCGGGCCGCCGTCGTAGGCTTCCGGGGTGACATGAATAACGGACGGCACTTTACCAGAGGCACCGGACAGGCGCCCGTCAGTGACCAGCGCAACTTTGAAACGGCGGTCCAATAATACACCAAGTGGCGGCATCAGTTTATGTAATTCTGGCATACCGTTCGCTTTTGGCCCCTGATGGCGGACAACAACAACGCAATCGCGGTCTAATTCGCCCGCTTCGAAGGCCGGGAGCACATCGTGCTGGCTCTCAAAGACCACGGCCGGTGCTTCAATAATCTGGTTTTCAACCGGTACGGCGGAGATTTTCATTACCGCACGGCCCAGGTTGCCGCTCATCACTTTGGTGCCACCGTGGTGGGAGAACGGTTTTTCCAGGCTGGCAATCACGTCTTTATCCAGGGATTCGGTCGGACCGTCACGCCATGCCAGTTTGCCGTTATCCAGCCAGGGTTCCATGGTGTAGTGTTTCAGGCCAAAGCCTGCCACGGTGTGCACATCTTCAAACAGCAGGCCGCCTTTGAGCAGCTCACGTACCAGCACCGGGATACCGCCCGCTGCCTGGAAGTGGTTAATGTCTGCCGGGCCGTTAGGGTAAATACGCGCCAGCAGCGGCACGATGTCAGAAATTTCAGAGATATCATCCCAGTTAATGATGATCCCGGCGGCGCGCGCCATGGCAACCATGTGCATAGTATGGTTGGTAGAGCCACCGGTCGCCAGCAGGGCAACGATCCCGTTGACCACCACTTTCTCGTCGACCATTTTACCAATCGGCATCCACTCGTTACCGTTGCCGGTAAAGCGGGTTACCTGGCGGGCGGCGGCGGCGGTCAGCTCATGGCGCAGTGTGGCGTCCGGGTGTACAAACGAGGAGCCCGGCAGCTGCATGCCCATAAATTCAATCACCATCTGGTTGGTGTTGGCCGTACCGTAGAAGGTACAGGTACCCGGCGCATGGTAGGAGGCGGCTTCCGCATCCAGCAGGGCAGCGCGGTCCACTTTACCTTCAGCATACAGCTGGCGAATACGTACTTTTTCTTTGTTCGGCAGGCCGCTGGACATCGGACCGGCGGGAACAAACACCGCAGGCAGGTGACCAAAAGAGAAGGCCGCCATTGCCAGCCCCGGGACAATCTTGTCACACACCCCGAGGAACAGCGCGCCATCAAACATATTGTGAGACAGCCCCACCGCCGCAGACATGGCGATCACTTCACGGCTCAGTAAAGAGAGCTCCATCCCGTCCTGGCCCTGGGTCACACCGTCACACATGGCCGGAACGCCACCCGCGACCTGGGCTACCGCCCCGACTTCATGCAGCGCTTTGCGGATCTGCTCCGGGTAGTGCTCATAAGGCTGGTGCGCGGACAACATATCGTTGTAAGCGGTAATGATCCCGATATTGTTGCGCAACATACTCTTGAGCGAGGCTTTATCATCCGGCTGGCAGGCCGCGAAACCGTGGGCCAGGTTGCCGCAGGCCAGCTCGGAACGGTGGACGGTTTTGGTCTTCGCTTTCTCGATACGGGCCAGGTAGGCTTCACGAGTCGGACGAGAGCGTTCAATAATGCGCTCTGTTACGCGTAACAAATTCGGGTTCATAATGGATCCTCATAAAGTTTCTGCCGGAGCAGGCGGCCCAGGACGTTCAATTCTCAGTATAAAACACTTACAGCACTACGTTCACTGGGCCACAGGGGCAAAATCGCTTCAGCTAGTGTAACTAAAAAAGCCCCGCTGGTTAATCCAGAACGGGGCTTTAGTTAAAAATATTTTTTCGGAATCTGTGTCAGATCATGTTACCGGTAAAATATTTACATCGCATTTACCGGATAAGATCACTCAAACTCATTCCAGGAACGGCCATCACGGGTGATCATGGCCACGGATGCTACCGGCCCCCAGGTTCCCGCCTGATACGGTTTCGGTGCGTCGTTATCCAGCGCCCAGGCTTCGGTAATGGAGTCCACCCACTTCCAGGCTTCTTCGACCTCATCACGGCGCACAAACAGCGCCTGGATACCGCGCATCGTCTCCAGTAACAGACGTTCATAGGCATCCGCCAGATGAGTCTGATTAAAGGTTTCAGAGTAGCTCAGATCCAGTTTAGTCGTTTGCAGGTTATGTTTGTGGTCCAGGCCCGGAACTTTATTCAGGATCTGGATATCTACCCCTTCATCAGGCTGCAGGCGGATGGTCAGCTTGTTATTGGGCAGCTCAGCCCAGGACTCTTTAAAGAGGTTCATTACCGGGCACTTGAAGTAGACCACCACTTCAGAGCACTTGGTGGGCAGGCGTTTGCCGGTACGCAGGTAGAACGGCACCCCCGCCCAGCGCCAGTTGTCGATATCCACCCGGATAGCCACAAAGGTTTCGGTGTTGCTGGTTTTGTTCGCGCCCTCTTCTTCCAGATACCCGGGCACTTTCTGCCCCTGAACAAAGCCCGCGGTGTACTGGCCGCGCACGGTTTTCTCACGCACATTACTGCGATCGATACGGCGCAGAGACTGCAGCACTTTGACTTTCTCATCGCGGATATGGTCGGCGGTGAGATCAGACGGCGGCGCCATGGCAATCATGCACAGGATCTGCAGCAGGTGGTTCTGGATCATGTCGCGCATCTGGCCGGCTGTATCAAAATAGCCCCAGCGCCCTTCTATCCCCACCTCTTCGGCAACGGTTATCTCCACATGGTCGATGGTGCGGTTATCCCAGTTATTGGCGAACAGGGCATTGGCAAAACGCAGGGCCAGCAGGTTGAGGACCGTCTCTTTCCCCAGGTAGTGGTCAATACGGTAGACCTGGCACTCGTCAAAGTATTCGCCAACCTGATCGTTGATCTCCTGGGAGGTCGCCAGGGATTTACCCAGCGGTTTTTCCATTACTACCCGTGCCGGGCGGGCGTTCAGTTTCGCCGCTCCCAGCCCTTTGCAGATGGCGCCAAAGGTGCTGGGCGGCATGGCAAAATAGTTAATCGTGACGCGCTTTTCCTGATCGAGCATCTTCGCCAGGCGTGAAAAGCCCTTCACGTCATTCACATCAAGGTTACAGAAGTCCAGCCGCGCACTCAGCGTTTCCCACAGGGTTTCGTCGATTTTCTCATTGAGAAAGGTGTCCAGCGCCTCGCGCACCACTTTGGTATAGGCGTCTTTATCCCAGTCTGCGCGGCCAACACCGATGATCCGGGTCTCCTTGTTGATCTGACCCGCCTTTTCCAGTTGATACAGCGAAGGCAATAATTTACGCCGCGCCAGATCGCCTTTCGCGCCGAAGATAACCAGGTCGCATGCCTGGGCTGTTTGCACTACCGCCATGTTACTCTCCTCGTTTCGGATCTCCTGACAGCCGATTGTCAGGCCCTGTTTGTAATTTTATTACGGCTCACTGTATCTGGTTTGTGGTAGTCATGAAACCCAGATCCCCTGATGCCGCCGTGCCAGCTCGCGATAATCGATATTCTGGCCCATTTTACGTGATGTCAGTCACCATACATGGTAAAAATAGTGCTTTGCGCAGCACGATTTTTCGTTACTGAAATACGACACCGATCATGTTATGAAAAAAAACAACATATTCTGTGGGTGGCGCACTCCCTTTCCCGGGGAGCGGGAGTATATTCTTGCCTGTCTGCAGCGGTTTGCCGATACGCGGCGAGCCGGGACTATGAATGAGTATCCTGCCTTATGAATATGCTGGAACAGATCCAGTTACAACTGGAGCACCTGAGTAAGTCAGAACGCAAAGTCGCTGAAGCCATTATATCAGCCCCCCAAACGGCTATTCACCTCAGTATTGCCGCTCTGGCCAGTGAAGCCGGGGTTAGCGAGCCCACCGTCAACCGCTTTTGTCGCCGCATGGAAACCAAAGGGTTTCCGGATTTTAAACTCCAGCTAGCCCAAAGCCTGGCTAATGGTACGCCATATGTCAGCCGCAATGTTAATGAAGATGATAGCGTTGATGCTTACACCGGTAAAATCTTCGAATCGGCGATGGCCTGCCTTGATCTGGTACACCAGTCCCTGGATCTGCTGGCGATTAACCGGGCGGTGGATTTACTGACCCAGGCGAAGAAAATCGCCTTCTTCGGGTTAGGCTCCTCGGCTGCGGTGGCCCACGACGCGATGAATAAGTTTTTCCGCTTCAATGTGCCGGTTGTCTACTCTGACGACGCCGTGCTACAGCGCATGAGCTGTATGAACAGCAGCGACGGCGACGTGGTGGTGCTGATTTCTCACTCGGGGCGCACCAAGCATATGGTGGAGCTGGCAAAACTGGCCCGTGAAAATGATGCTATGGTGATAGCCCTTACCGGTGAAGATACCCCCCTCGCCCGGGAGGTCACGCTGCCGATATTTATTAATGTGCCGGAAGATACCGACATCTATATGCCGATGAACTCCCGGCTTGCGCAACTGACTGTGGTCGATGTCCTGGCGACCGGGTTCACCCTGCGCCGGGGCGCAAAATTCAGAGATAACTTGAAGCGGGTCAAGGAAGCACTGAAGGAATCGCGTTTTGATAAGACCCTGTCCGCTTCAGGGAAAGACAGCTAACCGCTCTACGGGCTTTCAGGTTGTAACTCAACAGGTTGCCACCTGAAAGCCGCAGGGCATGGCAAAAAATGATTTTTCATTCGGTTAATCATCGGTCCGACATCCGTGATGTCGCTGTTAACCGGTTTTGTTCATGCAACACCAAGTTTTGTCAGACAACGGAGTAATACATGTCCAGACGGCTACGTAGAACCAAAATCGTTACCACCTTAGGCCCTGCTACCGATCGCGATAATAATCTGGAAAAAGTTATCGCTGCGGGTGCTAACGTGGTGCGTATGAATTTCTCTCACGGCACCCCGGAAGATCACCAGCTGCGTGCCAATAAAGTACGTGAAATCGCCGCGAAACTGGGGCGAAATGTGGCCATCCTCGGGGACTTACAGGGGCCAAAAATCCGCGTCTCTACCTTTAAGGAAGGGAAAGTTTTTCTCAGTATCGGGGATAAATTCCTGCTGGATGCCAACCTCGGCAAAGGCGAAGGCGATAAAGAAAAAGTCGGTATCGACTACAAGGGCCTGCCTGCTGACGTCGTACCCGGGGATATCCTGCTGCTGGACGACGGCCGGGTACAGCTGAAGGTGCTGGAAGTTCAGGGGATGAAAGTGTTCACCGAGGTCACCGTAGGCGGCCCGCTGTCCAACAACAAAGGCATTAATAAGCTCGGCGGTGGCCTGTCTGCCGAAGCCCTGACAGAAAAAGACAAAGCGGACATTCTGACGGCGGCAAAAATCGGCGTGGATTATCTGGCCGTCTCCTTCCCGCGCTGTGGCGAAGATCTTAACTATGCCCGCCGTCTGGCCCGTGATGCGGGTTGCGATGCGAAAATCGTCGCTAAAGTCGAGCGTGCCGAGGCCGTCAGCAGTGAAGAGGCGATGGATGACATTATTCTGGCCTCCGATGTCGTCATGGTGGCCCGTGGTGACCTGGGGGTAGAGATTGGCGATCCGGAACTGGTCGGGATCCAGAAGACCCTGATTCGCCGCGCCCGTCGTCTGAACCGGGCGGTGATCACCGCCACCCAGATGATGGAATCCATGATAACGAACCCGATGCCCACCCGTGCAGAGGTAATGGACGTGGCGAACGCCGTGCTCGACGGCACCGACGCGGTAATGCTTTCCGCAGAGACCGCAGCCGGTCAGTACCCGTCTGAAACCGTTGCCGCTATGGCCCGGGTCTGCCTGGGGGCGGAAAAAATCCCGAGCATCAACGTGTCCAAGCACCGTCTTGATGTGCAGTTCGACAATGTGGAAGAAGCCATTGCCATGTCGGCCATGTATGCGGCGAACCACCTGAAAGGGATTACCGCCATCATCACCATGACCGAGTCCGGCCGCACTGCGCTTATGACCTCGCGGATCAGCTCCGGCCTGCCGATTTTCGCCATGTCCCGCCATGAGCGCACCCTGAACCTGACCGCCCTGTACCGTGGGGTGACCCCGGTCTATTTCGACGGCATCGACGACGGGGTCGCCGCTGCGCGCAAAGCGGTGAATCAGCTGCGTGACAAGGGCTACCTGGTCACCGGCGATCTGGTTATTGTCACCCAGGGGGATGAGATGGGTACTATTGGTACAACCAACACCACCCGGATCATGACTGTCGAATAATCGCCAGCAGAAATGACAAAGGGGCCAGTGGCCCCTTTATTGTTTCAGCGGTAGAGATCTTTGCGCTTATAGGGCTGGATCTCCCCGGGTTTGCGGGTCTTAATCAGTTTGAGGATCCAGGTGTACTGCTCCGGATGGGGGCGGACAAATATCTCCACCTCTTCGTTCATCCGCCGGGCGATGGTGTTATCGTCTGCATCCAGCAGGTCATCCATAGGCGGGCGGATATAAATATCCAGCCGGTGGGTATCGCCATTGTAGACCGGGAATAAAGGCACCACCCGGGCACGGCACACCTTCATCAGGCGGCCAATGGCAGGCAGCGTCGCTTTATAGGTATCAAAGAAAGCCACAAACTCACTGTGCTCTGCCCCGTGATCCTGATCGGGTAAGTAGTACCCCCAGTACCCTTTCCGCACCGAGCTGATAAACGGTTTAATCCCGTCGTTACGGGCATGGAGCTGGCCGCCAAAACGGCGCCGCACGGTGTTCCACACGTAATCAAGCACCGGGTTGCTCTGGTTGTGGAACATGGCCGACATTTTTTGCCCGCCCGCGGCCATCAGCATCGCCGGGATATCGACCCCCCAGCCGTGAGGCACCAGGAAAATCACATTTTCCCCGCCCTCGTGCATGGCATCAATAATCTCTTTGTTATGCCAGTCAACCCGGGGCAGAACCCGCTGCGGCCCGCGCATTGCCAGCTCCGCCATCAGACACATGGCCTGGGGGGCGGTGGCGAACATCTGGTCGATAATCGCTTCCCGCTCCGCTTCGCTTTTATC
This Shimwellia blattae DSM 4481 = NBRC 105725 DNA region includes the following protein-coding sequences:
- the purT gene encoding formate-dependent phosphoribosylglycinamide formyltransferase; amino-acid sequence: MSMLGTALRPAATRVMLLGAGELGKEVAIECQRLGLEVIAVDRYPDAPAMHVAHRSHVINMLDGEALKALVAREMPDYIVPEIEAIATDTLLELEQKGQRVVPCARATSLTMNREGIRRLAAETLGLPTSRYRFAGDEASFRQAVAEIGLPCIVKPVMSSSGKGQTFIRRAEQLSDAWQYAQQGGRAGAGRVIVEGVVNFDFEITLLTVSAVDGIHFCAPIGHRQEDGDYRESWQPQQMSPLALSRARDISAKVVEALGGYGVFGVELFVCDDEVIFSEVSPRPHDTGMVTMISQNLSEFALHVRAFTGLPVGAIRQYGPGASAVILPTLTSDNIKFARLAEALGADTQIRLFGKPEINGTRRLGVALASGETLEEAIVRARQAAATVDILP
- a CDS encoding bifunctional 4-hydroxy-2-oxoglutarate aldolase/2-dehydro-3-deoxy-phosphogluconate aldolase yields the protein MKNWKTSAEQILKTGPVIPVIVIKKLEHAVPMAKALVAGGVRVLEVTLRTECAVEAIRLIAKEVPDAIVGAGTVTNPQQLAEVTAAGAQFAISPGLTEALLKAANEGPIPLIPGVATVSELMLGMDYGLKEFKFFPAEANGGVKALKAISGPFSQLRICPTGGISPANYRDYLALKSVLCVGGSWLVPDDAMESGDFARITTLAKEAVAGAKL
- the edd gene encoding phosphogluconate dehydratase, which produces MNPNLLRVTERIIERSRPTREAYLARIEKAKTKTVHRSELACGNLAHGFAACQPDDKASLKSMLRNNIGIITAYNDMLSAHQPYEHYPEQIRKALHEVGAVAQVAGGVPAMCDGVTQGQDGMELSLLSREVIAMSAAVGLSHNMFDGALFLGVCDKIVPGLAMAAFSFGHLPAVFVPAGPMSSGLPNKEKVRIRQLYAEGKVDRAALLDAEAASYHAPGTCTFYGTANTNQMVIEFMGMQLPGSSFVHPDATLRHELTAAAARQVTRFTGNGNEWMPIGKMVDEKVVVNGIVALLATGGSTNHTMHMVAMARAAGIIINWDDISEISDIVPLLARIYPNGPADINHFQAAGGIPVLVRELLKGGLLFEDVHTVAGFGLKHYTMEPWLDNGKLAWRDGPTESLDKDVIASLEKPFSHHGGTKVMSGNLGRAVMKISAVPVENQIIEAPAVVFESQHDVLPAFEAGELDRDCVVVVRHQGPKANGMPELHKLMPPLGVLLDRRFKVALVTDGRLSGASGKVPSVIHVTPEAYDGGPLAKVQNGDMIRVNGQTGELTLLVDEAELAKREAFHPDFSAERVGTGRELFGALRENMSGAEQGATCIKF
- the zwf gene encoding glucose-6-phosphate dehydrogenase; its protein translation is MAVVQTAQACDLVIFGAKGDLARRKLLPSLYQLEKAGQINKETRIIGVGRADWDKDAYTKVVREALDTFLNEKIDETLWETLSARLDFCNLDVNDVKGFSRLAKMLDQEKRVTINYFAMPPSTFGAICKGLGAAKLNARPARVVMEKPLGKSLATSQEINDQVGEYFDECQVYRIDHYLGKETVLNLLALRFANALFANNWDNRTIDHVEITVAEEVGIEGRWGYFDTAGQMRDMIQNHLLQILCMIAMAPPSDLTADHIRDEKVKVLQSLRRIDRSNVREKTVRGQYTAGFVQGQKVPGYLEEEGANKTSNTETFVAIRVDIDNWRWAGVPFYLRTGKRLPTKCSEVVVYFKCPVMNLFKESWAELPNNKLTIRLQPDEGVDIQILNKVPGLDHKHNLQTTKLDLSYSETFNQTHLADAYERLLLETMRGIQALFVRRDEVEEAWKWVDSITEAWALDNDAPKPYQAGTWGPVASVAMITRDGRSWNEFE
- a CDS encoding MurR/RpiR family transcriptional regulator — protein: MNMLEQIQLQLEHLSKSERKVAEAIISAPQTAIHLSIAALASEAGVSEPTVNRFCRRMETKGFPDFKLQLAQSLANGTPYVSRNVNEDDSVDAYTGKIFESAMACLDLVHQSLDLLAINRAVDLLTQAKKIAFFGLGSSAAVAHDAMNKFFRFNVPVVYSDDAVLQRMSCMNSSDGDVVVLISHSGRTKHMVELAKLARENDAMVIALTGEDTPLAREVTLPIFINVPEDTDIYMPMNSRLAQLTVVDVLATGFTLRRGAKFRDNLKRVKEALKESRFDKTLSASGKDS
- the pyk gene encoding pyruvate kinase, which encodes MSRRLRRTKIVTTLGPATDRDNNLEKVIAAGANVVRMNFSHGTPEDHQLRANKVREIAAKLGRNVAILGDLQGPKIRVSTFKEGKVFLSIGDKFLLDANLGKGEGDKEKVGIDYKGLPADVVPGDILLLDDGRVQLKVLEVQGMKVFTEVTVGGPLSNNKGINKLGGGLSAEALTEKDKADILTAAKIGVDYLAVSFPRCGEDLNYARRLARDAGCDAKIVAKVERAEAVSSEEAMDDIILASDVVMVARGDLGVEIGDPELVGIQKTLIRRARRLNRAVITATQMMESMITNPMPTRAEVMDVANAVLDGTDAVMLSAETAAGQYPSETVAAMARVCLGAEKIPSINVSKHRLDVQFDNVEEAIAMSAMYAANHLKGITAIITMTESGRTALMTSRISSGLPIFAMSRHERTLNLTALYRGVTPVYFDGIDDGVAAARKAVNQLRDKGYLVTGDLVIVTQGDEMGTIGTTNTTRIMTVE
- the lpxM gene encoding lauroyl-Kdo(2)-lipid IV(A) myristoyltransferase (LpxM is lauroyl-Kdo(2)-lipid IV(A) myristoyltransferase, an enzyme characterized in Escherichia coli and involved in biosynthesis of the form of lipid A found in that species and some closely related species.); translation: MAQEKKSHSEFIPQFQRAFFHPRYWGSWLGIAAFAGLALTPPGFRDPLLGRIGRIAGRLAKSARRRAQINLLYCFADKSEAEREAIIDQMFATAPQAMCLMAELAMRGPQRVLPRVDWHNKEIIDAMHEGGENVIFLVPHGWGVDIPAMLMAAGGQKMSAMFHNQSNPVLDYVWNTVRRRFGGQLHARNDGIKPFISSVRKGYWGYYLPDQDHGAEHSEFVAFFDTYKATLPAIGRLMKVCRARVVPLFPVYNGDTHRLDIYIRPPMDDLLDADDNTIARRMNEEVEIFVRPHPEQYTWILKLIKTRKPGEIQPYKRKDLYR